In the genome of Fervidobacterium thailandense, the window GGCAATTCTTCAATTCGGATTCAAGATTCCGAACCAATTGGACGGTAAGCGCCATGGCAGCTTACGATTACGATGGCGATGGCTACAAAGACATAATATACGCTGATATGTCCGGAAGAGTTTGGCTTTGGAAGAACGTTCCATCCCGCGGCAATACGAGATTTTTTGATCCAAACGGAAGAGTTTTACTGTTCTCGGATCCTGATGTTGGAACAACGGCAACGTACGGAGGAGCGGTTCTCGATTTAGCCGATGTTGACGACGACGGGGTTCCCGACCTTGTTGTTGGGCACACGGATAAACGCAACATATTCCTTTATCCCGGTAAGTTAGTAAACCAACAACTGGTTTTTGATCCGCGAGAAAAAATTGCACTCGTTAGACCTGATGGTAATCTCGGAACGTTAGTTTCCGTTGATCCCACGATCCCGAACTCCAAAGACCCAAAACTTTTACCGAGTTTCGCGCCAACGGTGATTAAAGTAATCGATGTTGACAGAGATGGTATCAAAGACATTTTCATCGCAACCGATGCTTGGAGACAAGGTGCAAACTTTGGGGGTAGCATTTATCTTTTCAAAGGCCGTGGCCGTACAATCGACGGGAAAACGAATTTTGTGAGTTTAGAGTTGGTCAGAGGTAACTATTCGTCAAGAGGAGTTAACCCCTACGATTTTGACTCCGGAGCAGTTGGTGACATCGACAACGACGGTATACCAGACTTCGTTGCGGCCGATGGTAATCACTCGGGAAATTATTACAAAATCGTTATGACAACGAATTCTCTTTATGTGACCGAAGGACACCCTGTCCAAAGTAACAAACTAATTAAGAAGAATTTCAAGTGTCCTTGGTTCTTGCTTTATTCGATTTACCAAGTACACTAACATCCTCCCTATTAGCATCCACTCTATCCATACTTTCACGTCTTCCCACTTTTTCCGCTCAAAATTTATCTTCATCTTCAGCCGTTGAATGAATTCCTCTATTTTCCACCTGTGCATGTATATACTTCCTATCAACGGCCTTTTAGTAAATTCTTTTCCCGCTTTCCCCCTGGGCCTTATGTACCCTTCTGTTTTCCTTACGAACTCAGCTTCGGCATATCCTCTGTCCGCTATTACTTTTCCCCTTATCCCTTCGATTAGTTTTTCAGCTACTCGTACGTCCCTTTGGTCGCTTATTGCAAAAGCTATTAACTCTTCTCTTCGGATGTCTATTACCAGATGGAGCTTTTCGTTCTTTTTTAGCCTTGTGCTTTCTATAGCCACGATACTCCCGATCAGTTTTTTAACGAGCCCGGATAGTTTCTCTTTGTCTATTTTCTTCATTCGATAACTTATTGTCTGTATCGATGGGAGTTTTTCATCGAAAATTACTTGCTTAGCTTTTATTTTCCTGTATAGTTCTCTAATCGAGCGTGATTGGAGGAAGTGGAAAATGATCAAGAGTTTGAGAAAGAGGACATTGCCATACTTGCGAAGATACATACGTTTAGAAGGTTTACAAACGATACTTGCGATAGACTCGAGAATATCGTTAGGGA includes:
- a CDS encoding FG-GAP repeat domain-containing protein produces the protein MNVFLRFRKKLTGFNLVLIILLLSTISLGGFFQKTYPELPINQQNPDSSWGAVYSKRVSTRVITGQTVLSVAYEVTTVNANPGEGPFSDVSQTYLVDYNRDGRADIFSVTYGGRVIIKRNDGVINNDLRFTDTVSYTIWSLGNNNGSGDGTAVVDDFDNDGKPDLFLFNARQLAIYIPDATVPKSATANPPQMFWQFFNSDSRFRTNWTVSAMAAYDYDGDGYKDIIYADMSGRVWLWKNVPSRGNTRFFDPNGRVLLFSDPDVGTTATYGGAVLDLADVDDDGVPDLVVGHTDKRNIFLYPGKLVNQQLVFDPREKIALVRPDGNLGTLVSVDPTIPNSKDPKLLPSFAPTVIKVIDVDRDGIKDIFIATDAWRQGANFGGSIYLFKGRGRTIDGKTNFVSLELVRGNYSSRGVNPYDFDSGAVGDIDNDGIPDFVAADGNHSGNYYKIVMTTNSLYVTEGHPVQSNKLIKKNFKCPWFLLYSIYQVH
- a CDS encoding transposase, with protein sequence MNEGAQLITVSFNIPNDILESIASIVCKPSKRMYLRKYGNVLFLKLLIIFHFLQSRSIRELYRKIKAKQVIFDEKLPSIQTISYRMKKIDKEKLSGLVKKLIGSIVAIESTRLKKNEKLHLVIDIRREELIAFAISDQRDVRVAEKLIEGIRGKVIADRGYAEAEFVRKTEGYIRPRGKAGKEFTKRPLIGSIYMHRWKIEEFIQRLKMKINFERKKWEDVKVWIEWMLIGRMLVYLVNRIKQEPRTLEILLN